A single Thermaerobacter sp. FW80 DNA region contains:
- a CDS encoding glycerophosphodiester phosphodiesterase family protein, which produces MDRGLPSLAWALERQRPLTCAHRGGRARAPENTLSAFREAVAAGVDMVELDVQLTADGEVVVFHDADLRRTTNGKGRVAEARWDEVRQLDAGAWFGGRFRGERVPTLAEVLHWARGRVYLQIELKPYGRDAAALCERVVELVRQRDMHDQVMLLSFDHYVLRWCKEVAPDIMTGAICQARLIDPVAVARSAGADVFCVDAEHLAPEEVYLLHRAQIAVHSFGESRAVLRELAGWGVDILQSDDPQALGEFAMARR; this is translated from the coding sequence ATGGATCGCGGTCTACCGTCCTTGGCGTGGGCCCTCGAGCGGCAGCGGCCGCTGACCTGTGCCCATCGCGGCGGCCGCGCGCGGGCCCCGGAGAACACCCTGTCCGCCTTCCGGGAGGCGGTGGCGGCCGGGGTCGACATGGTGGAGCTCGACGTGCAGCTGACGGCCGACGGCGAGGTGGTGGTCTTCCACGACGCCGACCTGCGCCGGACCACCAACGGCAAGGGGAGGGTGGCCGAGGCCCGGTGGGACGAGGTGCGCCAGCTGGACGCCGGTGCCTGGTTCGGCGGCCGGTTCCGCGGGGAGCGCGTCCCCACCCTGGCGGAGGTGCTCCACTGGGCCCGGGGCCGGGTGTACCTGCAGATCGAGCTCAAGCCGTACGGCCGCGACGCCGCCGCCCTATGCGAGCGGGTGGTCGAGCTGGTGCGGCAGCGGGACATGCACGACCAGGTGATGCTGCTGTCCTTCGACCACTACGTGCTGCGGTGGTGCAAGGAGGTGGCCCCCGACATCATGACGGGCGCCATCTGCCAGGCCCGGCTGATCGACCCGGTCGCGGTGGCGCGGTCGGCCGGTGCGGACGTCTTCTGCGTGGATGCCGAGCACCTGGCGCCGGAGGAGGTCTACCTGCTCCACCGGGCGCAGATCGCGGTCCACAGCTTCGGCGAGAGCCGCGCGGTTCTGCGGGAGCTGGCGGGCTGGGGGGTGGACATCCTCCAATCCGACGACCCGCAGGCCCTTGGGGAGTTCGCCATGGCGCGCCGCTAG
- the mmgD gene encoding citrate synthase, whose product MENQEYRPGLEGVIAAETRISYLDVENEEIVVRGYNLLDLITQKTYVDVLGLLIHERLPGDQERKELERQLLAAEVPQAVWEILAKLPASMHAMDRLRTAVSALAGFDPEADSPDPEAERAKGVRLVGQVSTIVANLTRIAQGGEPVLPDPQLGFAENFVYMITGRRPDPAGARAFDQALIAYSEHEMPNSTFTARVIASTLSDVYGALTGAVASLKGPLHGGANEAVAHMMLEAGDVEGLDRLIREKLARRERIMGFGHRVYMRKFDPRAWILKQTLARLVDERGDEEGRRWLAMCQRGEDIMREEKGLYPNLDYYAAPIYYVLGIPIELYTPIFFAARTAGLVAHVVEQHAQNRLYRPRVRYLGPRGLKA is encoded by the coding sequence ATGGAGAACCAGGAGTATCGCCCCGGTCTTGAGGGCGTGATCGCCGCCGAGACCCGCATCTCCTACCTGGACGTGGAGAACGAGGAGATCGTGGTCCGCGGCTACAACCTGCTCGACCTCATCACCCAGAAGACCTACGTGGACGTGCTCGGCCTGCTGATCCACGAGCGGTTGCCCGGCGACCAAGAGCGCAAGGAGCTGGAGCGGCAGCTCCTGGCCGCCGAGGTTCCCCAGGCCGTGTGGGAGATCCTCGCCAAGTTGCCGGCGTCGATGCACGCCATGGACCGCCTGCGCACCGCCGTCTCCGCCCTGGCCGGGTTCGACCCCGAGGCGGACTCGCCGGACCCCGAGGCCGAGCGGGCCAAGGGCGTGCGGCTGGTGGGCCAGGTTTCGACCATCGTCGCCAACCTGACCCGGATCGCCCAGGGCGGGGAGCCGGTTCTTCCCGACCCCCAGCTGGGCTTCGCCGAGAACTTCGTGTACATGATCACCGGCCGGCGGCCGGACCCCGCCGGGGCGCGGGCCTTCGACCAGGCCCTCATCGCCTACAGCGAGCACGAGATGCCCAATTCCACCTTCACCGCCCGGGTCATCGCGTCGACCCTCTCCGACGTGTACGGCGCCCTGACCGGGGCGGTGGCGTCCTTGAAGGGGCCCCTGCACGGCGGCGCCAACGAGGCCGTGGCCCACATGATGCTGGAGGCCGGCGACGTGGAGGGCCTGGACCGCCTGATCCGCGAGAAGCTGGCCCGCAGGGAGCGCATCATGGGCTTCGGACACCGGGTCTACATGCGCAAGTTCGACCCGCGGGCCTGGATCCTCAAGCAGACCCTGGCCCGGCTGGTGGACGAACGCGGCGACGAGGAGGGCCGCCGCTGGCTCGCCATGTGCCAGCGGGGCGAGGACATCATGCGGGAGGAGAAGGGCCTCTACCCGAACCTGGACTACTACGCCGCGCCGATCTACTACGTGCTCGGCATCCCCATCGAGCTGTACACGCCCATCTTCTTCGCCGCGCGGACGGCGGGCCTCGTGGCCCACGTGGTGGAGCAGCACGCCCAGAACCGCCTCTACCGGCCGCGGGTGCGCTACCTGGGGCCGCGGGGGCTCAAGGCCTGA
- a CDS encoding acetoacetate--CoA ligase produces the protein MAAVQEGTLLWTPSAEFQRRSRMRHYMDWLARRRGLRFETYDALWQWSVRDLEGFWSSLWEYFDVQASAPYERVLASRQMPGARWFPGARLNYAEHALRAVAGGAADGGADAARSPGPTAGAAGGPRVDPASPAVIFQSELRPRTTLSWSDLAAQVAAVAAGLRALGVGRGDRVVAYVPNIPEALVAFLATASLGAIWSSCSPDFGAPSVVDRFRQIEPRVLFAVDGYRYNGRDYDRRAVVAELQRQLPTLEATILIPYLDPDRTGRGGGTTVGRTGSAVHAALAASGGSGGTSAEVRESGGTGMGGNDRAAGGAGMGGVAGAGFFPGRTLPWSDLLRQRGPLTFEQVPFDHPLWVLYSSGTTGLPKPIVQGHGGILLEHLKMLALHSDLGPGDRFFWFTTTGWMMWNFLISGLLVGATVLLYDGSPGYPDMNALWRFAEATGMTLFGTSAAYITNCMKAGIEPGRDFDLSALKSVGSTGSPLSPEGFQWLYDHVKRDLWVASVSGGTDLCTAFVGGCPLLPVHAGEIQCRCLGADVQAFDEEGRPVVDQVGELVITQPMPSMPLFFWNDPDGKRYRESYFAMFPGVWRHGDWIKITSRGSVVIYGRSDSTINRHGVRMGTSEIYRVVEDIPEVLDSLVVDLELPGRGAYMPLFVVLREGVELDDELRDRIKRRIRESLSPRHVPDDIVAIPEVPRTLNGKKLEVPIKKILMGVPREKAVNPDSMSNPGALGFFEQFAQQLSAAS, from the coding sequence ATGGCGGCGGTGCAGGAGGGGACCCTGCTCTGGACGCCCTCGGCCGAGTTCCAGCGACGGTCCCGGATGCGCCACTACATGGATTGGCTGGCGCGGCGCCGGGGCTTGCGCTTCGAGACCTACGACGCCCTCTGGCAGTGGTCGGTCCGGGATCTCGAGGGCTTCTGGAGCAGCCTCTGGGAGTACTTCGACGTCCAGGCGTCGGCGCCCTACGAGAGGGTCCTGGCCAGCCGGCAGATGCCGGGGGCCCGGTGGTTCCCGGGCGCCCGCCTGAACTACGCGGAGCACGCCCTGCGGGCCGTGGCCGGCGGTGCGGCGGACGGCGGTGCGGACGCCGCCCGGTCCCCCGGCCCCACGGCGGGCGCAGCGGGCGGTCCGCGGGTCGATCCTGCCAGTCCGGCTGTGATCTTCCAGTCGGAGCTGCGGCCCCGCACGACCTTGTCCTGGTCCGACCTGGCGGCCCAGGTGGCGGCCGTGGCCGCCGGGCTGCGGGCGCTGGGGGTCGGTCGCGGAGACCGGGTGGTGGCCTACGTCCCCAACATCCCCGAAGCCCTGGTGGCCTTCCTGGCCACGGCCAGCCTGGGCGCCATCTGGTCCAGCTGCTCCCCCGACTTCGGCGCGCCCAGCGTGGTCGACCGCTTCCGGCAGATCGAGCCCAGGGTCCTCTTCGCCGTCGACGGCTATCGCTACAACGGCCGCGACTACGATCGCCGGGCGGTGGTGGCGGAGCTCCAGCGGCAGCTTCCCACCCTGGAGGCCACCATCCTGATCCCCTACCTGGATCCCGACCGGACCGGGCGCGGCGGTGGCACCACCGTGGGCCGTACCGGCTCGGCGGTGCACGCTGCCCTGGCGGCCTCGGGGGGCAGCGGTGGGACGTCGGCAGAGGTTCGCGAGAGCGGCGGCACGGGTATGGGTGGGAACGACCGTGCCGCGGGCGGCGCCGGGATGGGTGGCGTCGCAGGGGCGGGGTTCTTCCCAGGACGAACCCTGCCCTGGTCGGACCTGCTGCGCCAGCGGGGTCCGCTCACCTTCGAGCAGGTGCCCTTCGACCACCCGCTGTGGGTGCTCTACAGTTCGGGCACCACGGGCCTTCCCAAGCCCATCGTCCAGGGGCACGGCGGCATCCTCCTCGAACACCTCAAGATGCTGGCACTCCACAGCGACCTCGGGCCGGGGGACAGGTTCTTCTGGTTCACCACCACGGGCTGGATGATGTGGAACTTCCTGATCAGCGGCCTTTTGGTGGGGGCGACGGTGCTACTGTACGACGGCAGCCCGGGCTATCCCGACATGAACGCCCTGTGGCGGTTCGCCGAGGCGACGGGGATGACGCTGTTCGGGACCAGCGCCGCCTACATCACGAACTGCATGAAGGCGGGCATCGAACCCGGGCGGGACTTCGACCTCAGCGCCTTGAAGAGCGTGGGGTCCACCGGCTCGCCCCTCTCGCCCGAGGGATTCCAGTGGCTCTATGACCACGTCAAGCGGGATCTGTGGGTGGCCTCGGTGAGCGGCGGCACAGACCTCTGCACGGCCTTTGTGGGCGGCTGCCCGCTGCTGCCGGTCCACGCGGGCGAGATCCAGTGCCGCTGCCTGGGGGCCGACGTACAGGCCTTCGACGAGGAGGGCCGGCCGGTGGTGGACCAGGTGGGCGAGCTGGTGATCACCCAGCCCATGCCGTCCATGCCGCTGTTCTTCTGGAACGATCCCGACGGCAAGCGGTATCGGGAGAGCTATTTCGCGATGTTCCCCGGCGTCTGGCGCCACGGCGACTGGATCAAGATCACGTCCCGGGGCAGCGTGGTGATCTACGGCCGGTCGGATTCCACCATCAACCGCCACGGCGTCCGCATGGGCACCAGCGAGATCTACCGGGTGGTGGAGGACATCCCCGAGGTGCTGGACAGTCTGGTGGTCGACCTCGAGCTGCCGGGCCGGGGGGCGTACATGCCGCTGTTCGTGGTGCTGCGGGAAGGGGTCGAACTCGACGACGAGCTGCGCGACCGCATCAAGCGGCGGATCCGGGAGAGCCTCTCGCCCCGTCACGTGCCCGACGACATCGTGGCGATCCCCGAGGTGCCGCGGACGCTGAACGGCAAGAAGCTCGAGGTGCCGATCAAGAAGATCCTCATGGGCGTACCGCGGGAGAAGGCGGTGAACCCGGATTCGATGAGCAATCCGGGGGCGCTGGGGTTCTTCGAGCAGTTCGCCCAGCAGCTGTCGGCGGCAAGCTGA
- a CDS encoding alpha-lytic protease prodomain-containing protein, translated as MVTRPLGAGGEEALRQRLGGKPLRFVEGRYTLAELERIQGTLTQAMPRLQEQGVQVVWSGVDVRTNRVRLGVASDLEQAQAAVRHLPGAEAIVVVEAEPVQLLGAEGGPAVTPAPSPAATVADGGAERDAGAGGAPVRPGGWWAALLTALRRWWAALVAVFH; from the coding sequence GTGGTCACCCGACCCCTGGGGGCCGGCGGCGAGGAGGCCCTTCGCCAGCGCCTGGGCGGCAAGCCGCTGCGGTTCGTCGAGGGCCGATACACCCTGGCTGAACTCGAGCGGATCCAGGGGACGCTGACCCAGGCCATGCCCCGGCTGCAGGAGCAGGGAGTCCAGGTGGTCTGGAGCGGGGTCGACGTGCGGACCAACCGGGTCCGCCTGGGCGTCGCCAGCGACCTGGAACAAGCGCAGGCCGCCGTTCGGCATCTCCCCGGGGCGGAAGCCATCGTCGTGGTGGAGGCCGAGCCCGTGCAGCTCCTGGGTGCCGAGGGCGGCCCGGCCGTGACTCCGGCTCCCTCGCCGGCCGCTACCGTGGCGGACGGCGGGGCAGAACGGGACGCCGGTGCCGGCGGCGCCCCCGTCCGGCCCGGCGGGTGGTGGGCGGCTTTGCTCACAGCCCTCAGGCGTTGGTGGGCGGCCCTGGTCGCCGTGTTTCACTGA
- a CDS encoding ribonucleoside-diphosphate reductase subunit alpha: MDDVLRRLTAGLPDAARLEQILRRDLKWVAAGSPGAGILAASPADSVGSLAGGLASPGVVAAPAGTATAPVGTATEPAGTATELEELLVQAATQHLHREPRMERVAVRARLRQLYRFVLGEPDPSPAAYRAAFPAYIRKGVACGALDQRLLAFDLDALAAALDPERDETLPFIGLVTLMDRYLVREPESRRCLETPQFLFMRVAMGLALAEEPGQREAWARRFYHAMSTFRYLPSTPTLFNAGTPHHQLSSCYLADVHDSMEHILEAASDFGRLAKYAGGIGASVTRLRAAGSPVRGINGESSGVIPFIHFYDALIKAVNQGGRRRGTLAVYLEPWHLEIEAFLDLKRNSGDPYLRAHSVNTALWIPDEFLRRVETGEPWYLFDPAYVPELPEKVGRAFAAAYAERIRQAEAGALPGRAWKRVDARQLFREILATLQETSHPWLVFKDAGNLRSLLPGVIHSSNLCTEVFLPTTADEVAVCNLASVNLARHLGPQGIDWGALAETVAVAMRGLDNVIDLNLYPIEKARRSNLRHRPVGLGVMGFAEAVNRLGWGYADPQAAELADRVLEFISYHAILASCRLAEERGPFPAFAESGWARGRVPLDTLADLEAGRGQPVAVDRTARLDWDAVRDRVRRGMRNGTVLAVAPTATISLIAGTTPSLDPPYANVFSRQTLSGKFLEINRVLVEELERRGLWEAARDRIVEERGDLQPIAEIPADVRRRYPTAYQVPPEVYLEVAARAQKWVDMGISRNLFLADRDLGAMERVYLEAWRRGLKSTYYLFMAPRMYAEPSTVRVNKARRKLRWNLDEPAGAGASPGGVHASVSVTGAGTHPSAVETSPARPGSHPGGGEARPGGSEAGPAGAAAATGVPAPVAVDAPAAEREGVGDPPDLDGRPDGRLGGRGANGLPQAACRVRPEDPDLICESCQ, translated from the coding sequence ATGGACGACGTCCTCCGCCGGCTGACCGCCGGCCTACCCGATGCGGCCCGCCTCGAGCAGATCCTGCGCCGCGATCTGAAGTGGGTGGCAGCCGGCTCTCCTGGGGCCGGGATCCTCGCCGCGTCCCCAGCCGACTCGGTCGGCTCCCTCGCCGGCGGTTTGGCATCGCCCGGCGTCGTCGCCGCGCCCGCCGGAACCGCTACCGCGCCCGTCGGAACGGCTACCGAACCCGCCGGGACCGCCACCGAACTGGAGGAGCTCCTGGTCCAGGCCGCCACCCAGCACCTGCACCGGGAGCCGCGGATGGAACGGGTGGCGGTGCGGGCGCGGCTGCGCCAGCTCTACCGGTTCGTCCTGGGGGAACCGGACCCGTCCCCGGCGGCCTACCGGGCCGCCTTCCCGGCCTACATCCGCAAGGGCGTGGCCTGCGGTGCCCTGGACCAGCGGCTGCTGGCCTTCGACCTCGACGCGCTGGCGGCCGCCCTGGACCCGGAGCGGGACGAGACCTTGCCCTTCATCGGCCTCGTCACCCTAATGGACCGGTACCTGGTGCGGGAGCCGGAGAGCCGCCGGTGCCTGGAGACGCCCCAGTTCCTCTTCATGCGGGTGGCCATGGGGCTGGCCCTGGCGGAGGAACCCGGCCAGCGGGAGGCCTGGGCCCGCCGGTTCTACCACGCCATGTCGACCTTCCGCTATCTGCCCAGCACGCCGACCCTGTTCAACGCCGGCACGCCCCACCACCAGCTCTCGTCCTGCTACCTGGCCGACGTCCACGACTCCATGGAGCACATCCTGGAGGCGGCCAGTGACTTCGGCCGGCTGGCCAAGTACGCCGGCGGCATCGGGGCCTCGGTGACGCGGCTGCGGGCGGCGGGATCGCCGGTGCGGGGGATCAACGGCGAGTCGTCGGGCGTCATCCCGTTCATCCACTTCTACGACGCCCTGATCAAGGCGGTGAACCAGGGTGGCCGCCGGCGGGGGACGCTGGCGGTGTACCTCGAGCCCTGGCACCTGGAGATCGAGGCCTTCCTCGACCTCAAGCGCAACAGCGGCGACCCGTACCTGCGGGCGCACAGCGTCAACACCGCCCTCTGGATCCCCGACGAGTTCCTGCGCCGCGTGGAGACCGGGGAGCCGTGGTACCTGTTCGACCCGGCCTACGTGCCGGAGCTGCCCGAGAAGGTGGGGCGAGCCTTCGCCGCGGCCTACGCCGAGCGCATCCGCCAGGCCGAGGCCGGGGCGCTGCCCGGCCGGGCGTGGAAGCGGGTGGACGCGCGCCAGCTCTTCCGGGAGATCCTGGCCACCCTGCAGGAGACCAGCCACCCCTGGCTGGTGTTCAAGGACGCCGGCAACCTGCGCTCGCTGCTGCCGGGGGTGATCCACTCCAGCAACCTCTGCACCGAGGTCTTCCTCCCCACCACCGCCGACGAGGTGGCGGTGTGCAACCTGGCCAGCGTCAACCTGGCCCGGCACCTGGGGCCGCAGGGCATCGACTGGGGCGCCTTGGCCGAGACGGTGGCCGTGGCCATGCGGGGGCTGGACAACGTCATCGACCTCAACCTCTATCCGATCGAGAAGGCGCGCCGCTCCAACCTGCGCCACCGGCCGGTGGGGCTGGGGGTGATGGGCTTCGCCGAGGCGGTCAACCGCCTGGGCTGGGGCTACGCCGACCCCCAGGCGGCCGAGCTGGCCGACCGGGTGCTGGAGTTCATCAGCTACCACGCCATCCTGGCCTCGTGCCGCCTGGCGGAAGAACGCGGCCCCTTCCCCGCCTTCGCCGAGAGCGGCTGGGCCCGCGGCCGGGTGCCCCTGGACACCCTGGCGGATCTCGAGGCCGGGCGCGGACAGCCCGTGGCGGTCGACCGCACGGCCCGTCTCGACTGGGATGCGGTCCGGGACCGGGTGCGCCGGGGCATGCGCAACGGCACGGTGCTGGCCGTCGCCCCGACCGCCACCATCAGCCTGATCGCCGGGACCACGCCGAGCCTGGATCCGCCCTACGCCAACGTCTTCTCCCGGCAGACCCTCTCGGGCAAGTTCCTCGAGATCAACCGCGTCCTGGTGGAGGAGCTGGAGCGGCGGGGCCTCTGGGAGGCCGCCCGCGACCGCATCGTGGAGGAACGCGGCGACCTCCAGCCCATCGCCGAGATCCCCGCCGATGTGCGCCGCCGCTACCCCACCGCGTACCAGGTGCCGCCCGAGGTTTACCTGGAGGTGGCGGCCCGCGCCCAGAAGTGGGTCGACATGGGCATCAGCCGCAACCTGTTCCTGGCCGACCGGGACCTGGGGGCCATGGAGCGGGTGTATCTCGAAGCTTGGCGGCGGGGGCTGAAGTCCACCTACTACCTCTTCATGGCGCCGCGGATGTACGCGGAGCCCTCGACGGTGCGAGTGAACAAGGCGCGCCGCAAACTGCGCTGGAACCTGGACGAACCGGCCGGAGCGGGGGCCAGCCCGGGTGGCGTGCACGCCAGCGTGAGCGTGACCGGAGCCGGGACCCACCCGAGCGCGGTGGAGACCAGCCCGGCCCGACCCGGATCCCACCCGGGCGGCGGGGAGGCACGCCCGGGCGGGTCCGAAGCCGGCCCGGCTGGCGCCGCGGCAGCCACCGGCGTCCCAGCGCCGGTCGCCGTGGATGCGCCGGCTGCCGAGCGTGAGGGGGTAGGGGATCCCCCGGACCTCGACGGACGCCCCGACGGGCGCCTTGGCGGGCGCGGGGCGAACGGCCTGCCGCAGGCGGCGTGCCGCGTTCGTCCCGAAGATCCGGATCTGATCTGCGAGTCGTGCCAATGA
- a CDS encoding bifunctional 2-methylcitrate dehydratase/aconitate hydratase has translation MASHDASAPAGGATRPQEPDRVLVEIADYVLNQAIDSELAYRTARWVLMDSLAAAFYALAYPECTKLLGPTVPGTIVPHGVKVPGTPYVLDPVEGAFNITALIRWLDYNDTFLAKEWGHPSDNLGAILAVADHVSRLRRSRGEAPYTVRDVLAMAIKAHEIQGVLSLENSLNRFGFDHVHFVKVASAAVATALWGGGRDEVVNALSNAWIDGAALRTYRHFPNTGSRKSWAAADAVSRAVRLALFAVKGEMGYPTALSAPRWGFEDVVLRGEKVVLARPLGSYVMENVLFKIAYPAEFHGQTAVEAALKLHPQVKDRLEEIERIVIETQEPAIRIIDKKGPLTNPADRDHSLQYMTAVALIYGELTYQHYEEPIASDPRIDALREKMVVVENERYSRDYLDPEKRSIANAVQVFFRDGTATERVEVEYPLGHRRRRDEALPLLHEKVRGALREVFPAKRAERLFHLLAEDPALPEMAVDRFLDELHRP, from the coding sequence ATGGCAAGTCACGACGCAAGCGCCCCGGCCGGCGGGGCCACGAGACCCCAGGAACCGGACCGGGTCCTGGTGGAGATCGCCGACTATGTCCTGAACCAGGCCATCGACAGCGAGCTGGCCTATCGCACCGCCCGCTGGGTGCTGATGGACTCGCTGGCGGCGGCCTTCTACGCCCTGGCCTATCCCGAGTGCACGAAGCTGCTCGGCCCCACGGTGCCGGGCACCATTGTGCCCCATGGGGTCAAGGTGCCGGGCACGCCCTACGTGCTGGATCCCGTGGAGGGCGCCTTCAACATCACCGCCCTGATCCGCTGGCTGGACTACAACGACACCTTCCTGGCCAAGGAGTGGGGGCACCCGTCGGACAACCTGGGCGCCATCCTGGCCGTGGCCGATCACGTCAGCCGCCTGCGGCGCAGCCGCGGCGAGGCGCCCTACACCGTCCGCGACGTGCTGGCCATGGCCATCAAGGCCCACGAGATCCAGGGCGTCCTCTCGCTGGAGAACAGCCTCAACCGGTTCGGCTTCGACCACGTGCACTTCGTGAAGGTCGCGTCGGCGGCGGTGGCGACGGCCCTCTGGGGCGGCGGGCGGGACGAGGTGGTCAACGCCCTCTCCAACGCCTGGATCGACGGCGCCGCCCTGCGCACCTATCGCCACTTCCCCAACACGGGCTCGCGCAAGTCCTGGGCGGCGGCCGACGCGGTGAGCCGCGCCGTGCGCCTGGCCCTCTTCGCCGTCAAGGGGGAGATGGGCTATCCCACCGCCCTCAGCGCCCCCCGCTGGGGCTTCGAGGACGTGGTCCTGCGCGGCGAGAAAGTGGTGCTGGCGCGCCCCCTGGGGTCCTACGTCATGGAAAACGTGCTCTTCAAGATCGCCTACCCCGCCGAGTTCCACGGCCAGACGGCGGTGGAGGCCGCCCTGAAGCTCCATCCCCAGGTCAAGGACCGGCTCGAGGAGATCGAGCGGATCGTCATCGAGACCCAGGAGCCGGCCATCCGTATCATCGACAAGAAGGGCCCGCTGACGAACCCGGCCGATCGCGACCACTCCCTGCAGTACATGACCGCGGTGGCGCTGATCTACGGGGAGCTGACCTACCAGCACTACGAGGAGCCCATCGCCTCCGATCCCCGCATCGACGCGCTGCGGGAGAAGATGGTGGTGGTGGAGAACGAGCGGTACAGCCGCGACTACCTGGATCCGGAGAAGCGCTCCATCGCCAACGCGGTGCAGGTGTTCTTCCGCGACGGCACCGCCACCGAGAGGGTGGAGGTGGAGTACCCGCTGGGCCACCGCCGGCGGCGGGATGAGGCCCTGCCGCTGCTGCACGAGAAGGTGCGGGGCGCCTTGCGGGAGGTCTTCCCGGCCAAGCGGGCGGAGCGGCTGTTCCACCTGCTGGCGGAGGACCCGGCCTTGCCGGAGATGGCGGTGGACCGCTTCCTGGACGAGCTGCACCGGCCCTGA
- a CDS encoding HAD family hydrolase produces MIFDLDGTLYDDLLYSVAYTRALAAHLPESLRDAFLREAFPFSDVNRRLRMGRIYDRIEDVLLGHPRLEPGVVVGWEGTSASRWRPVADAGGYVGAPGRYLALGDAWMLATATALRFGTEPLRVLVTNATARHAETILGAIGLEGAFSHRVTEAGKPQGWRRIIPWLEQTTGVPRDSMLVVGDNLLNDVLPVRELGVQAVLLDRYGLYPRYPARDWAVIRSLEPLFTALAPKAGRRLVPS; encoded by the coding sequence GTGATCTTCGATCTTGACGGCACCCTGTACGACGACTTGCTGTACTCTGTCGCGTATACGCGGGCGCTGGCGGCCCACCTGCCCGAGTCCCTTCGCGATGCCTTCCTGCGGGAGGCGTTCCCGTTCTCCGACGTGAACCGGCGCCTGCGCATGGGAAGGATCTACGACCGGATCGAGGACGTCCTGCTAGGCCACCCGCGGCTGGAACCCGGCGTGGTGGTCGGTTGGGAGGGAACGTCGGCATCGCGGTGGCGGCCGGTCGCCGACGCCGGTGGCTATGTCGGGGCGCCGGGCCGATACCTGGCCCTCGGGGATGCGTGGATGTTGGCGACGGCCACGGCGCTGCGGTTTGGGACAGAGCCTCTCCGGGTGCTGGTGACCAATGCGACCGCGCGCCACGCCGAAACGATCCTGGGCGCCATCGGCCTCGAAGGAGCCTTCAGCCACCGCGTCACCGAGGCCGGCAAGCCCCAAGGATGGCGACGCATCATCCCATGGCTGGAGCAGACCACCGGCGTTCCGCGCGACTCGATGCTGGTGGTGGGTGACAACTTGCTCAACGATGTCCTGCCCGTCCGTGAGCTGGGGGTCCAGGCCGTGCTGCTGGACCGGTACGGCCTCTACCCGCGGTACCCCGCCCGGGACTGGGCGGTCATCCGGTCCCTCGAGCCCCTGTTCACGGCCCTCGCGCCGAAGGCGGGCCGGCGCCTCGTACCTTCTTGA
- a CDS encoding ribonucleotide-diphosphate reductase subunit beta, translating to MAVEPIIRPSADQPAHHHQAEEGPGGRPMLDDRPPDGAPHGQRQPGGRRPGDAPAGEAGDRVPGDRLLGGDPLEPIQLFPLRYPWAYAHAQQGKRNTWFPEEIPLADDVRDWELRLTDDERRAVELLLGFFNPMESLVTHNLVMSIYPLLTPPEIRLYLARQIWEEANHTMAFEYVLKTLPVDRERVFAAHRDVPAIRAKEAFQQELTRQLLVRPDVSTLEGRQAFLRNLIGYYIVLEGVFFYGGFLFAYTFRRRNLLKGLATLVDWVLKDESLHLSFGIHLITALLEEHPELMTPAFAREVKGLILRAVELERDYNRALLPRPILGVSADYLNAYVEYVTDRRLDELGLGPHFGTPNPAKWMATEVDVPEIVNFFEARNIHYEVAADRNR from the coding sequence ATGGCTGTGGAGCCCATCATCCGCCCATCGGCCGACCAACCGGCTCATCACCATCAGGCCGAGGAGGGGCCTGGGGGCCGTCCCATGCTGGATGACCGCCCGCCGGACGGTGCACCCCACGGTCAACGCCAGCCGGGCGGCCGGCGACCTGGTGACGCCCCAGCGGGGGAGGCGGGCGACCGCGTCCCCGGGGATCGCCTGCTGGGCGGCGACCCCCTGGAGCCCATCCAGCTCTTCCCGCTGCGGTATCCCTGGGCCTACGCCCACGCCCAGCAGGGTAAGCGCAACACCTGGTTCCCCGAGGAGATCCCCCTGGCCGACGACGTCCGCGACTGGGAGCTGCGCCTTACGGACGACGAGCGGCGGGCGGTCGAGCTGCTGCTGGGCTTCTTCAACCCGATGGAGTCGCTGGTCACCCACAACCTGGTGATGTCCATCTACCCGCTGCTGACGCCGCCGGAGATCCGTCTCTACCTGGCGCGGCAGATCTGGGAAGAGGCCAACCACACCATGGCCTTCGAGTACGTGCTCAAGACCCTGCCCGTCGACCGCGAGCGGGTCTTCGCCGCCCACCGCGACGTCCCGGCCATCCGCGCCAAGGAGGCGTTCCAGCAGGAGCTGACCCGCCAGCTGCTGGTCCGCCCCGACGTGTCGACCCTGGAGGGGCGGCAGGCGTTCCTGCGCAACCTGATCGGCTACTACATCGTGCTGGAGGGCGTGTTCTTCTACGGCGGGTTCCTGTTCGCCTACACCTTCCGGCGTCGCAACCTGCTCAAGGGCCTGGCGACCCTGGTCGATTGGGTGCTCAAGGACGAGAGCCTGCACCTGTCCTTCGGGATCCACCTGATCACCGCGCTCTTGGAAGAGCACCCCGAGCTGATGACGCCGGCCTTCGCCCGGGAAGTCAAGGGGCTGATCCTGCGGGCGGTGGAGCTGGAGCGGGATTACAACCGCGCTCTGCTGCCGCGGCCCATCCTGGGCGTCAGCGCCGACTATCTCAACGCCTACGTCGAGTACGTGACCGACCGGCGCCTGGACGAACTCGGCCTGGGCCCCCACTTCGGCACGCCCAACCCGGCCAAGTGGATGGCCACCGAGGTGGACGTGCCGGAGATCGTCAACTTCTTCGAGGCGCGCAACATCCACTACGAGGTGGCGGCGGACCGGAACCGGTGA